The following proteins are encoded in a genomic region of Chryseobacterium cucumeris:
- a CDS encoding nucleoside-diphosphate kinase, whose protein sequence is MSNITFTMIKPDAVADGHIGAILGKIAEGGFKIKALKLTQLTVADAKKFYEVHAERPFYGELVEFMSSGPIVAAVLEKDNAVEDFRTLIGSTNPAEAAEGTIRKMFARSIGENAVHGSDSDENALIEAQFHFSGREIF, encoded by the coding sequence ATGTCTAACATTACATTCACTATGATTAAGCCTGATGCAGTTGCTGACGGACATATCGGTGCTATATTGGGTAAGATTGCTGAAGGAGGTTTTAAGATCAAAGCTTTAAAATTAACTCAGCTTACAGTTGCTGATGCAAAAAAATTCTATGAAGTACATGCTGAGAGACCATTTTATGGAGAATTAGTAGAATTCATGAGCTCTGGTCCTATCGTTGCAGCAGTTTTAGAAAAAGACAATGCAGTTGAAGACTTCAGAACATTAATCGGTTCTACTAACCCTGCAGAAGCTGCAGAAGGTACAATCAGAAAAATGTTTGCAAGAAGCATCGGAGAAAATGCTGTTCACGGTTCAGATTCTGACGAGAATGCATTAATCGAAGCTCAATTCCATTTTTCAGGAAGAGAGATTTTCTAA
- the rsgA gene encoding ribosome small subunit-dependent GTPase A, whose protein sequence is MKGKIIKSTGSWYQVLELETNKIFEARIRGKFKLIKTRLTNPLAVGDFVEFQLEQDDIAWITKIEPRSNYLIRKSVNLSKEAHIIASNIDLACFIFTLKHPETSLGFLDRFLACCEAYNITPLILFNKIDVLHEEEIEIVKDIEFLYQEIGYDTLEISSYSKLNLDQLQEILKDKTSVFFGHSGCGKSTLVNALQPGLNLKTSEISDTHLKGKHTTTFAQMHFWDFGGNVIDTPGVREFAMIDIEKEEVQHYFPEIFKKREECKFHNCLHINEPKCAVIDALETGEIQHSRYATYIKLMDEAEEASQK, encoded by the coding sequence ATGAAAGGAAAAATCATTAAATCTACAGGCAGTTGGTACCAGGTTTTGGAATTGGAAACAAATAAAATTTTCGAGGCCAGAATCAGGGGGAAATTCAAATTAATAAAAACCAGACTTACCAATCCACTTGCTGTAGGAGATTTTGTTGAGTTCCAACTGGAACAGGATGACATTGCCTGGATCACGAAAATTGAACCCCGCTCTAATTATCTGATCAGAAAATCCGTAAATCTTTCCAAAGAAGCTCATATTATTGCTTCCAATATCGATTTGGCGTGCTTTATCTTTACGCTGAAACATCCTGAAACATCATTAGGATTTCTTGACAGGTTCCTGGCATGCTGTGAAGCTTATAATATTACCCCACTGATTCTTTTTAATAAGATTGATGTATTGCACGAAGAAGAAATTGAAATTGTAAAAGATATTGAATTCCTATATCAGGAGATAGGATATGATACTCTGGAAATTTCGTCCTATTCTAAATTGAATCTGGATCAGCTTCAGGAAATTCTTAAAGATAAAACTTCCGTATTCTTTGGCCACTCAGGTTGTGGAAAATCTACCTTAGTGAATGCTTTGCAGCCGGGATTGAATTTAAAAACTTCTGAAATTTCAGATACCCACCTGAAAGGTAAGCATACAACAACTTTTGCCCAGATGCATTTCTGGGATTTTGGAGGAAATGTTATCGATACTCCCGGGGTTCGTGAATTTGCAATGATTGATATTGAAAAAGAAGAAGTACAGCATTACTTTCCTGAAATTTTTAAAAAGAGAGAAGAATGTAAATTTCACAACTGCCTTCACATCAATGAACCTAAATGTGCTGTTATCGATGCTCTTGAAACAGGAGAAATTCAGCATTCGCGCTATGCTACTTACATTAAACTGATGGACGAGGCAGAAGAAGCTTCTCAGAAATAA